In a single window of the Methylophaga frappieri genome:
- the carB gene encoding carbamoyl-phosphate synthase large subunit yields MAKRTDIQSILILGAGPIVIGQACEFDYSGAQACKALREEGYRVILVNSNPATIMTDPNMADATYIEPVNWQSVSKVIETERPDAILPTMGGQTALNCALDLEKNGVLEKFGVEMIGADSEAINKAEDRDLFREAMRKIGLDMPQSDIAHSLDEALEVQQKFGFPVIIRPSFTMGGSGGGIAYNREDFIDICQRGLYLSPTSELLIEESIIGWKEYEMEVVRDKKDNAIIICSIENLDPMGVHTGDSITVAPAQTLTDKEYQIMRNASLAVLREIGVETGGSNVQFAVNPETGRLIIIEMNPRVSRSSALASKATGFPIAKVAAKLAVGYTLDELQNEITGGATPASFEPTIDYVVTKVPRFTFEKFPLADNRLSTQMKSVGEVMAIGRNFQESLQKALRGLEIDRDGFTDILDLKDPNIAETLRRELSLPGSDRIWYVADALRYGMSFDEVQQLTHIDPWFLIQIQEIIEIENSLKERSLNEIEALEMRQLKAKGFSDSRLAKLLHKTEKQLRSYRHQLGVRPVYKRVDTCAAEFATTTAYMYSSYDEECEANPSDRDKIMILGGGPNRIGQGIEFDYCCVHAALALRDDGYETIMVNCNPETVSTDYDTSDRLYFESLTLEDVLEVVALEKPKGVIVQFGGQTPLKLARALEAAGVPIIGTSPDAIDHAEDRERFQQMVDKLGLLQPPNRLAHSVDGAVALAAEIGYPLVVRPSYVLGGRAMEIVYNEEELQRYMLTAVSVSNDSPVLLDRFLDDAIEVDVDAICDGKDVLIGGIMEHIEQAGVHSGDSACAIPPYSLSPAIMDQLREQVRQMAIELGVIGLMNTQFAIQGDRIFILEVNPRASRTVPYVSKSIGVALAKVAARCMAGKSLVEQGVTKEIIPSYYSVKEAVFPFIKFQGVDPILGPEMKSTGEVMGVGRSFGEAFAKSQLAASVTLPVGGKAFISVREADKQAVIAIARDLHKLGFALLATRGTQQALTEAGVACERVRKVAEGQPHIVDMIKNDEIALIVNTTEGRQSVADSREIRRAALQHQVNYTTTLAAARATILALNNQDNVSVNRLQTLHGELA; encoded by the coding sequence ATGGCTAAACGTACAGATATTCAAAGCATTCTAATTCTTGGCGCTGGTCCAATTGTTATCGGTCAGGCCTGTGAATTCGATTATTCCGGGGCGCAGGCATGTAAAGCCTTGCGTGAGGAAGGCTATCGGGTCATTTTGGTCAACTCTAATCCGGCGACCATCATGACCGATCCAAACATGGCAGATGCGACTTATATCGAGCCAGTTAACTGGCAGTCGGTGAGCAAAGTGATTGAAACTGAGCGGCCAGATGCCATTCTACCAACCATGGGTGGTCAGACCGCGTTGAACTGTGCTTTGGATCTGGAAAAAAATGGCGTACTGGAAAAGTTCGGCGTTGAAATGATTGGCGCAGACAGTGAAGCCATTAATAAAGCAGAAGACCGGGATTTATTCCGTGAAGCCATGCGAAAAATTGGTCTGGATATGCCCCAGTCTGATATTGCTCATAGTCTGGATGAGGCACTTGAGGTTCAACAAAAATTTGGTTTCCCGGTCATCATCCGGCCCTCGTTCACTATGGGGGGCAGTGGTGGCGGTATTGCTTACAACCGCGAAGACTTTATTGATATCTGCCAGCGCGGTCTTTATCTCAGCCCAACCTCTGAGTTATTGATTGAAGAGTCCATCATTGGCTGGAAAGAATATGAGATGGAGGTGGTGCGCGATAAAAAAGACAACGCCATCATTATCTGTTCTATTGAAAATCTGGATCCGATGGGCGTCCATACCGGGGATTCCATTACCGTTGCACCAGCGCAAACGCTGACAGATAAAGAATATCAAATCATGCGCAATGCCTCGTTGGCTGTACTGCGCGAGATTGGTGTCGAGACCGGTGGCTCTAACGTCCAGTTTGCCGTCAACCCCGAGACAGGTCGGCTCATTATCATTGAAATGAACCCGCGTGTTTCCCGTTCATCGGCATTGGCGTCTAAAGCAACAGGTTTCCCAATTGCTAAAGTCGCGGCCAAGTTGGCAGTTGGCTATACCTTGGATGAGTTGCAAAATGAAATCACAGGTGGGGCGACACCGGCTTCATTTGAACCCACCATTGATTATGTGGTCACCAAAGTCCCTCGCTTTACTTTTGAAAAATTTCCGCTCGCCGATAATCGCCTCAGCACGCAGATGAAGTCAGTCGGTGAAGTGATGGCGATAGGGCGTAATTTTCAGGAATCTCTGCAAAAAGCATTGCGTGGACTGGAGATCGACCGGGATGGGTTTACCGACATCCTCGACCTGAAAGATCCGAATATCGCAGAGACCTTACGGCGTGAACTGAGTCTGCCAGGCTCGGATCGGATCTGGTATGTGGCGGATGCCCTGCGTTATGGTATGAGCTTTGATGAAGTCCAACAGTTAACACACATTGATCCATGGTTTCTGATTCAAATTCAGGAAATTATTGAGATTGAAAATTCGCTGAAAGAACGTTCACTGAATGAGATAGAAGCGTTGGAAATGCGGCAACTCAAAGCCAAAGGCTTTTCAGATTCCCGCTTGGCGAAATTGTTACATAAAACGGAAAAACAGTTACGTAGTTATCGTCATCAGCTAGGCGTGCGACCAGTTTACAAACGTGTCGATACCTGTGCGGCAGAGTTTGCCACGACAACGGCTTACATGTATTCCAGTTATGATGAGGAGTGTGAAGCAAATCCAAGTGATCGCGATAAGATCATGATTCTGGGTGGCGGACCTAATCGTATCGGTCAAGGCATCGAATTCGACTATTGTTGTGTTCATGCTGCCTTGGCATTACGGGATGATGGCTACGAAACCATTATGGTTAATTGTAATCCAGAGACCGTTTCAACCGATTATGACACGTCAGATCGACTCTATTTTGAATCTCTCACTCTTGAAGATGTGTTGGAAGTGGTTGCGCTTGAAAAACCCAAAGGGGTTATTGTTCAGTTTGGTGGTCAAACACCACTGAAACTAGCGCGAGCGCTTGAAGCAGCGGGTGTGCCAATTATTGGAACCTCTCCAGATGCCATTGATCACGCAGAAGATCGGGAGCGCTTCCAGCAAATGGTCGATAAGCTCGGTTTATTACAGCCACCTAATCGCTTAGCACATTCAGTTGATGGCGCTGTAGCGCTTGCCGCAGAAATTGGTTATCCCTTGGTCGTTCGACCCTCCTATGTGTTGGGTGGACGTGCGATGGAAATCGTTTATAACGAGGAAGAGCTTCAGCGTTACATGCTGACGGCAGTGTCCGTATCGAACGACTCGCCAGTGTTATTGGATCGTTTTCTGGACGATGCGATTGAAGTGGATGTGGATGCGATTTGCGACGGCAAGGATGTACTTATCGGCGGCATCATGGAGCATATTGAGCAGGCTGGTGTTCACTCCGGTGACTCGGCATGTGCGATTCCACCCTACAGTTTAAGTCCCGCCATCATGGACCAACTTCGCGAGCAAGTTCGTCAAATGGCCATTGAGCTTGGCGTGATTGGTTTGATGAATACGCAGTTTGCAATACAAGGGGACCGGATCTTTATTCTTGAAGTCAATCCACGTGCATCACGGACAGTGCCTTATGTATCCAAATCAATTGGGGTAGCGCTGGCCAAAGTGGCGGCGCGGTGTATGGCTGGGAAAAGTCTGGTTGAGCAAGGCGTTACCAAAGAAATTATCCCGAGTTATTACTCGGTTAAAGAAGCTGTCTTTCCTTTTATCAAGTTCCAGGGCGTCGACCCGATTTTAGGCCCTGAAATGAAGTCCACGGGCGAGGTAATGGGCGTCGGACGCAGTTTTGGTGAGGCGTTCGCTAAATCACAGTTAGCAGCTTCTGTGACCCTGCCAGTCGGTGGTAAAGCGTTTATTTCTGTTCGTGAAGCAGATAAACAGGCCGTTATTGCGATCGCCAGAGATTTACATAAGCTTGGCTTTGCGCTTTTAGCGACGCGCGGTACCCAGCAGGCATTGACAGAAGCAGGCGTGGCATGTGAGCGTGTCCGAAAAGTGGCCGAAGGCCAGCCGCACATTGTTGATATGATCAAAAATGATGAAATTGCCTTAATCGTGAATACAACAGAAGGACGTCAATCTGTTGCTGATTCTCGGGAAATTCGCCGTGCTGCGTTACAACATCAGGTGAACTACACCACAACGCTTGCAGCGGCGAGAGCGACTATTCTGGCATTGAACAACCAAGATAATGTGTCGGTCAATCGTTTGCAGACTTTACATGGAGAACTTGCGTAA
- the aroE gene encoding shikimate dehydrogenase, with protein sequence MTDQYAVIGHPISHSKSPKIHQAFAKQTGQSLEYRAIDIYPDDVAGQIQQLHNALKLKGLNVTVPFKETLWSLIDDLSERADRAGAVNTIVISESGNLFGDNTDGVGLSRDLLSNHGLTIKDKRILLLGAGGASRGVIAPLLQEAPTDLFIANRTAEKATNLANDFQDLGAISGGGWSDIKGKFDIVINATAASLQGEVPPISAACLADEAACYDMMYGDRDTAFVTWAKAHNAAHALDGLGMLVEQAAEAFFLWRGIRPESQPVIAMLRQ encoded by the coding sequence ATGACTGATCAATATGCTGTTATCGGCCACCCAATCAGCCACAGTAAATCGCCTAAGATTCACCAGGCTTTCGCAAAACAAACAGGGCAATCCCTGGAATATCGCGCGATCGATATTTACCCCGATGATGTCGCTGGTCAGATCCAGCAATTACACAATGCACTCAAACTTAAAGGACTTAATGTCACCGTTCCTTTTAAGGAAACCCTATGGTCGCTGATTGATGATCTGAGTGAGCGCGCAGATCGCGCTGGTGCCGTTAATACGATTGTGATTAGTGAGTCGGGCAACTTATTTGGTGATAATACCGATGGTGTCGGCTTATCCCGAGACTTATTAAGTAATCATGGTTTAACAATAAAGGATAAACGCATTTTGCTGTTGGGCGCCGGAGGCGCATCACGTGGCGTGATTGCACCACTGCTTCAAGAAGCTCCAACAGATTTATTCATTGCAAATCGTACGGCTGAAAAAGCGACAAATCTCGCTAACGATTTTCAGGATTTAGGCGCCATTTCCGGTGGAGGCTGGTCTGATATCAAAGGAAAATTTGATATCGTCATCAATGCCACTGCTGCCAGTTTACAAGGTGAAGTTCCGCCAATTTCAGCGGCATGCCTAGCCGATGAAGCCGCTTGCTATGACATGATGTATGGTGACCGCGATACGGCATTTGTTACTTGGGCAAAGGCACATAACGCCGCTCACGCCTTGGATGGCTTGGGTATGCTGGTAGAACAGGCTGCGGAAGCCTTTTTCTTGTGGCGCGGAATCCGACCTGAAAGTCAGCCGGTGATTGCCATGCTTCGCCAATAA
- the hemB gene encoding porphobilinogen synthase, which produces MTRQFFDLSAFPRQRPRRMRKDAFSRRLMQEHRLSSADLIYPCFVLEGEKQREAVPSMPGVERLSLDYLLEEARQLVTLGIPMMALFPVIATEKKSLDAAEAYNSEGLIQRTVRTLKSAFPELGIMTDVALDPYTTHGQDGLIDDDGYIVNDETVSVLIKQALSHAQAGADVVAPSDMMDGRIGAIREALENHHYIHTRIMAYSAKYASQFYGPFRDAVGSAGNLAGGNKYSYQMDPANTDEALHEVALDIQEGADMVMVKPGLPYLDVLYRVKTTFQKPTFVYQVSGEYAMLQAAIANGWLNEQTILESLLSFKRAGADGILTYFAKYAAEQLRNQHD; this is translated from the coding sequence ATGACTCGGCAGTTTTTTGATTTATCCGCTTTTCCCAGACAGCGGCCCAGACGAATGCGCAAAGATGCCTTCTCGCGTCGGTTAATGCAGGAGCATCGACTCAGCAGTGCTGATCTGATCTATCCGTGTTTTGTACTTGAAGGAGAAAAACAACGCGAGGCCGTCCCCTCTATGCCCGGCGTTGAAAGATTAAGTCTTGACTATTTGTTAGAGGAAGCGCGGCAATTAGTCACCTTGGGCATTCCGATGATGGCTTTATTCCCGGTTATTGCCACTGAAAAAAAATCTTTAGATGCCGCAGAAGCCTACAATTCAGAAGGGCTCATTCAACGTACGGTGCGTACCTTAAAATCTGCCTTTCCCGAGTTGGGCATCATGACAGATGTTGCGCTGGACCCCTATACAACGCACGGTCAAGATGGTCTGATTGATGATGACGGCTATATCGTGAATGACGAAACGGTTAGCGTATTGATAAAACAGGCCTTATCTCATGCGCAAGCCGGTGCGGATGTGGTTGCGCCTTCAGATATGATGGATGGTCGGATTGGCGCCATCCGAGAGGCATTAGAAAACCATCATTATATCCACACGCGCATCATGGCCTATTCTGCTAAATATGCCTCGCAATTCTATGGTCCGTTTCGTGATGCCGTTGGCAGTGCAGGTAATTTAGCCGGTGGCAACAAATATAGTTACCAAATGGATCCAGCTAACACCGATGAAGCCTTGCATGAGGTTGCCTTGGATATTCAAGAAGGTGCCGATATGGTGATGGTCAAACCCGGCCTGCCTTACTTGGACGTTTTGTATCGTGTCAAAACAACCTTCCAAAAACCCACTTTTGTTTATCAAGTCAGTGGCGAATATGCCATGCTGCAAGCTGCTATCGCGAATGGTTGGCTTAATGAGCAAACCATTTTAGAAAGTTTATTAAGTTTTAAACGTGCCGGTGCCGATGGTATTTTGACCTATTTCGCTAAATATGCGGCGGAACAATTGAGAAACCAACATGACTGA
- the carA gene encoding glutamine-hydrolyzing carbamoyl-phosphate synthase small subunit, giving the protein MRTAALLALEDGTVFHGESIGAVGQSVGEVVFNTAMTGYQEILTDPSYCRQIVTLTYPHIGNVGANPDDEESDQIHCSGLIIRELSPVVSSWRGEAALDKYLAKHNVVGLAGIDTRKLTRLLREKGAQKGCIVAGDNIDVNAAIDAARGFAGLKGMDLAKEVSTETSYEWTSSTWQLDGQPKQAETRFHVVAYDYGIKKNIMRMLVERGCKLTVVPAQMPPEEVEKLNPDGIFLSNGPGDPEPCDYAIKSIQYFLDKNVPMFGICLGHQLLALACGAKTEKMKFGHHGANHPVQEKLAGLVMITSQNHSFAVDESSLPETLETTHRSLFDGTLQGIHHKTKPAFSFQGHPEASPGPQDAAPLFDHFIDLLEQATGK; this is encoded by the coding sequence TTGCGCACTGCAGCACTACTGGCTCTTGAAGATGGCACCGTGTTTCACGGCGAATCAATTGGCGCGGTCGGACAATCTGTTGGCGAGGTGGTATTTAATACAGCCATGACCGGGTATCAGGAAATTCTGACCGATCCGTCTTACTGTCGTCAGATTGTGACATTGACTTATCCTCATATTGGCAATGTTGGTGCTAATCCGGATGATGAAGAATCTGATCAAATTCACTGTAGCGGTTTAATCATTCGAGAGTTATCACCGGTTGTTTCAAGCTGGCGTGGTGAAGCGGCTCTCGATAAGTACTTGGCAAAACACAACGTTGTCGGATTAGCAGGTATTGATACCCGAAAATTGACCCGATTGCTGCGTGAAAAAGGTGCGCAAAAAGGCTGTATTGTTGCTGGCGATAATATCGACGTAAATGCTGCCATTGATGCGGCTCGCGGTTTCGCCGGTCTTAAAGGCATGGATTTAGCTAAAGAAGTCAGTACCGAAACCAGCTATGAGTGGACGTCATCCACATGGCAGTTAGATGGCCAACCCAAGCAGGCTGAAACACGATTTCATGTCGTTGCGTATGACTACGGCATTAAGAAAAATATTATGCGTATGCTGGTGGAGCGGGGCTGTAAGCTCACAGTTGTTCCAGCACAGATGCCACCTGAGGAAGTAGAAAAGCTCAACCCGGATGGTATTTTTCTGTCGAATGGGCCGGGTGACCCTGAGCCATGTGATTATGCAATCAAGTCTATTCAGTACTTCCTGGACAAAAATGTACCAATGTTTGGTATTTGTCTGGGACATCAATTACTGGCATTGGCCTGCGGTGCAAAAACAGAAAAAATGAAATTTGGCCATCATGGCGCAAATCATCCGGTTCAGGAAAAATTGGCAGGGTTGGTCATGATCACCAGTCAGAATCATAGTTTTGCTGTCGATGAATCATCGCTGCCAGAGACGCTTGAAACTACGCATCGCTCTCTTTTCGATGGCACCTTACAAGGCATTCATCATAAGACCAAGCCTGCATTCAGTTTTCAGGGACACCCGGAGGCGAGTCCAGGCCCGCAGGATGCAGCCCCCTTATTCGATCACTTTATCGACCTACTCGAACAAGCGACAGGTAAATAA
- a CDS encoding Spy/CpxP family protein refolding chaperone, translated as MKKTWLSLLVLPALMIATPTLAKDHDKKADRKACEKADKRHKPDQHDHRLFKSLDLTDEQKEEIKSLRKTFWQENKAAMKAGWERHQAMRQLSFSNEFDQAKLDDLIEKTTAAQADAMSKKAALNQAIFQVLTESQQQKLLEKMAEKQKRKEKTDKE; from the coding sequence ATGAAAAAAACATGGTTAAGTCTTTTAGTGTTGCCTGCGTTAATGATTGCAACACCGACATTAGCAAAAGATCACGATAAAAAAGCAGACCGCAAAGCCTGTGAAAAAGCGGATAAAAGGCATAAGCCGGATCAGCATGATCACCGGTTGTTTAAATCTTTAGATTTGACAGACGAGCAGAAAGAAGAAATCAAATCACTTCGTAAAACTTTTTGGCAGGAAAATAAAGCGGCAATGAAAGCCGGGTGGGAGCGTCATCAAGCGATGCGCCAATTAAGTTTTAGTAATGAGTTTGATCAAGCGAAACTAGACGATTTGATTGAAAAAACAACGGCTGCACAAGCGGATGCAATGTCTAAAAAAGCGGCATTGAATCAAGCCATTTTTCAGGTGTTAACTGAATCTCAACAACAAAAATTGTTGGAAAAAATGGCTGAAAAACAAAAGCGTAAAGAGAAAACGGATAAAGAATAA